In bacterium, the sequence TGGACTCCTGGCAAATGGATACTAAATCGATCCCACCTTTATCTTTTCCGCGCAGCCTGCTTTATTTGGGTCTCCCATTCCTCTTGATGACTTTGATGTTCTGGGGATTGGCTCCTTTAATGGATCTCATGGGGGTTCGTCTTTTCATTACTTTTCTGGTGGCCCTTGGCGTTCCTCTCTTACTTTTATTTTTGCTTTCCTTCCGTTTTTATCGCAAGGAAGGGCATCCCTGGAATCGGCAGGCATTTCTGGAACGCTTTCGGTTGCGCAGAATCCGGCCGGTGGATTGGATCTGGACGATCGGTCTGGCGGCTTTCATGTTCGGCTCCATCCAATTGCTTTCTTTTACTTACACCTGGATTGCCGATTTTTTCCCTGAGCCAAAAATCCTCATTCGCATGTTTGAAAAGGATCCGAACTATTTCATGGATCTTTCCTTAAAAGGAAACTGGTTCATTCTGGCAGGCATGCTCGGGTTTCTTGCATGTAATGTTCTGGGCGAAGAATTCTGGTGGCGCGGTTACATTCTGCCGCGCCAGGAACTTGTTTACGGGAAATGGACGTGGCTAGTCCATGGATTCCTATGGAATGCGTTTCATCTATTCATGCCCTGGCAGCAAATTCAAATGCTTCCAGCTTCACTCGCGTTACCTTTCGTCGCTCAGCGTCTGCGCAACACCTGGCCCGGCATCATCGCTCATTTTGCGGTCCACATCCCCTTCTTATGGATGCTAATCTCTAGGATCTAAATTCTTAACCGCAAAGCCGCCAAGAACGCCAAGTGATTAAAATTGAAAATCGCGGGCGAAAATGTGGCTATCAATTCGGGGAGTCCATT encodes:
- a CDS encoding CPBP family intramembrane metalloprotease; this translates as MDTKSIPPLSFPRSLLYLGLPFLLMTLMFWGLAPLMDLMGVRLFITFLVALGVPLLLLFLLSFRFYRKEGHPWNRQAFLERFRLRRIRPVDWIWTIGLAAFMFGSIQLLSFTYTWIADFFPEPKILIRMFEKDPNYFMDLSLKGNWFILAGMLGFLACNVLGEEFWWRGYILPRQELVYGKWTWLVHGFLWNAFHLFMPWQQIQMLPASLALPFVAQRLRNTWPGIIAHFAVHIPFLWMLISRI